One genomic window of uncultured delta proteobacterium includes the following:
- a CDS encoding conserved hypothetical protein (Evidence 4 : Homologs of previously reported genes of unknown function): MRVLLHLCCGPCAIMPVRELQKAGHTVAGWFYNPNIHPLAEYLRRREGAARVAALHDMPLFFPYQGPYQGPYQGPQQGPEADPGAPGRAEYGVAAWCRAALDAPGGRCLYCRESRFDAAAKAARERGFDAFTSSLLYSRRQDHDGMRAAGEKAAATWNVAFLYQDFRPFWQAGIAASKELGIYRQQYCGCVFSEEERYARDLEKAVQNLS, encoded by the coding sequence AAAAGCCGGGCACACCGTTGCCGGATGGTTTTATAACCCCAACATTCACCCGCTGGCCGAATACCTGCGCCGCCGCGAAGGCGCGGCGCGGGTAGCGGCCTTGCACGATATGCCGCTGTTCTTTCCATATCAGGGGCCATATCAGGGGCCATATCAGGGGCCACAGCAGGGGCCGGAAGCGGACCCGGGTGCGCCGGGCAGGGCCGAATACGGCGTTGCCGCCTGGTGCCGGGCCGCCCTGGACGCGCCGGGCGGCCGCTGCCTCTATTGCCGGGAATCCCGCTTTGACGCGGCCGCGAAGGCCGCCCGCGAGCGGGGGTTTGACGCGTTCACCTCTTCCCTTCTCTATTCGCGGCGGCAAGATCATGACGGCATGCGGGCGGCGGGCGAAAAAGCCGCGGCAACGTGGAACGTCGCCTTTCTGTACCAGGATTTCCGCCCTTTTTGGCAGGCAGGCATTGCCGCGTCAAAGGAACTCGGTATTTACCGCCAGCAGTATTGCGGCTGCGTGTTCAGCGAGGAAGAGCGCTACGCGCGGGACCTGGAAAAAGCCGTTCAAAACCTTTCCTGA
- a CDS encoding hypothetical protein (Evidence 5 : No homology to any previously reported sequences), with translation MVNKKYAGNHNMMNDRDDACDMMLIFREKYETGISIIDDQHKGLMGAINTLLYHMRRHDRGAVALPALLAFRSYAGIHCCTEKMVLEFNEPGYAALYDMQHEELRAYLLKAESLFHLDTYPQHFLLYLKAWWLAHLDNHREFFMPVEESGNIPQLLAGTWVDKGGIGSRKPRMV, from the coding sequence ATGGTGAATAAAAAATATGCTGGTAATCATAATATGATGAATGATCGTGACGATGCGTGTGATATGATGCTTATTTTTCGAGAAAAGTATGAAACGGGTATTTCCATCATAGATGACCAGCACAAGGGGCTCATGGGGGCGATCAATACATTGCTGTACCATATGCGGCGGCATGACCGGGGGGCCGTCGCCCTGCCGGCGCTGCTGGCGTTCCGGTCATACGCGGGCATACACTGCTGCACCGAAAAAATGGTGCTCGAGTTCAACGAGCCGGGATACGCCGCGCTGTACGATATGCAGCACGAGGAGTTGCGCGCATACCTCCTCAAGGCCGAAAGCCTGTTCCACCTTGATACGTACCCGCAGCACTTCCTCCTGTACCTGAAAGCCTGGTGGCTGGCCCATCTGGACAACCACAGGGAGTTTTTCATGCCGGTCGAAGAGAGCGGGAACATCCCGCAGCTACTGGCGGGAACGTGGGTGGACAAGGGCGGCATCGGCTCGCGAAAACCGCGTATGGTGTAA